A window of the Miscanthus floridulus cultivar M001 chromosome 14, ASM1932011v1, whole genome shotgun sequence genome harbors these coding sequences:
- the LOC136504931 gene encoding O-fucosyltransferase 38-like has product MSQSQRFATGPDRSHILQLHPLSLAAMAKPRGAPPLLHPRPHRRLLRSPISRCACLLLAFAALLLLSSLHQVVRVDLSRLDPDQPRQVSSDQLWASNGYGYHACVTPTSRYKVQGKSDSYMTVRSNGGLNQMRTGICDMVGVARLVNATLVIPQLDKRSFWQDTSTFKDIFDEPHFITALEGDVHIVSDLPGSLQSAPRARKHFTSWSGASYYEEVKELWKNQKVVHIPKSDSRLANNGLPIDIQRLRCRCLYQALRFSDLIEDLGKKLVERLRSHGKYIALHLRYEKDMLAFTGCTYGLSDLEANELRIMRERTSHWKLKDINSTEQRYEGNCPLTPNEVGSFLRAMGYPESTWIYLAAGEIYGGEKYISKLRSYFPNLVSKEMLATKEEFEKFNSHASQVAALDYIVAVESDVFVPSHSSNMAKAVEGHRRFLGHRKTITPDRKGLVELFDLLEKGDLMEGPKLSSLVTEMHKYRQGAPRKRYGSLPGSKGRARLRTEESFYENPFPECICLTGRH; this is encoded by the exons ATGTCACAAAGCCAACGGTTTGCCACTGGGCCGGACCGATCTCACATCTTGCAATTGCATCCCCTCTCGCTCGCGGCCATGGCGAAACCCCGCGGGGCGCCGCCGCTCCTCCACCCCCGCCCGCACCGGCGGCTCCTGCGCTCGCCGATCTCGCGCTGCGCCtgcctgctcctcgccttcgccgcgctcctcctcctctcctccctgcACCAGGTCGTGCGGGTCGACCTATCCCGCCTGGACCCGGACCAGCCCCGCCAG GTGTCAAGCGATCAACTGTGGGCTTCTAATGGCTATGGTTATCATGCTTGTGTTACACCAACCTCTAGATATAAGG TTCAAGGCAAGTCAGACAGCTACATGACTGTTAGAAGTAATGGTGGACTCAACCAAATGCGCACTGGA ATCTGTGATATGGTCGGAGTTGCCCGTTTGGTGAATGCAACACTTGTTATCCCTCAGTTAGATAAGCGATCCTTCTGGCAAGATACGAG TACATTTAAAGACATATTTGATGAGCCTCATTTTATTACAGCTTTGGAAGGAGATGTCCACATTGTGAGTGACTTGCCTGGAAGTTTGCAATCTGCTCCAAGAGCCCGGAaacacttcacctcatggtctGGTGCAAGTTATTATGAGGAAGTAAAAGAGCTCTGGAAGAATCAGAAG GTAGTTCACATCCCAAAATCTGACTCGCGTCTTGCTAACAACGGTCTTCCAATTGATATCCAGAGATTGAGATGCCGCTGTCTTTACCAAGCACTGCGATTTTCGGATCTAATTGAAGACCTAGGAAAG AAGCTAGTAGAACGTCTAAGATCTCATGGGAAATATATTGCTCTTCATCTACGATATGAAAAGGATATGCTAGCATTTACGGGATGCACTTACGGTCTGAGTGATTTGGAAGCAAATGAGTTGAGAATTATGAG AGAGAGAACAAGCCACTGGAAACTGAAGGATATAAACTCAACTGAGCAGAGATATGAAGGCAACTGTCCACTGACTCCAAATGAGGTGGGCAGTTTTCTGCGTGCTATGGGCTATCCTGAATCCACATGGATATACCTTGCAGCAGGTGAAATTTATGGTGGTGAAAAGTATATATCAAAATTGAGATCGTACTTCCCAAATTTGGTTAGCAAG GAGATGCTAGCAACAAAAGAAGAGTTTGAGAAATTCAATAGTCATGCCtctcaagttgctgcccttgattaCATAGTTGCAGTTGAAAGTGATGTGTTTGTTCCATCACACTCTAGCAATATGGCAAAAGCCGTAgaaggccatcgtcgatttctagGGCATCGTAAAACTATCACTCCTGACAG GAAAGGATTGGTGGAACTCTTTGATTTACTGGAAAAAGGGGATCTCATGGAAGGTCCTAAGCTGTCATCACTTGTTACTGAGATGCATAAATACAg ACAAGGGGCTCCAAGGAAGAGGTATGGCTCCTTGCCAGGAAGCAAGGGCAGAGCACGGCTTAGGACTGAGGAATCTTTTTACGAAAACCCATTTCCTGAGTGCATCTGTTTGACTGGGAGGCACTGA
- the LOC136504930 gene encoding psbP domain-containing protein 4, chloroplastic-like isoform X2 yields the protein MKMTGWRTYRRPDDKSGGHGVGWSPIIPYSFKVTDGWDEVPVSIADLGGTEIDLRFANPKEGRLFIIVAPVRRFADDLDDATIEKIGNPEKVITAFGPEVTGENVEGKVLSTATAERSGRTYYQFELEPPHVFITATAAGNRLYLFSVTANGLQWKRHYKDLKQIAESFRVV from the exons ATGAAAATG ACAGGTTGGAGAACATACCGTAGGCCAGACGACAAGTCCGGTGGCCACGGAGTTGGCTGGAGCCCCATCATCCCGTACAGCTTCAAAGTTACAGACGGCTGGGATGAG GTCCCAGTGTCAATTGCTGATCTTGGCGGCACGGAGATCGACCTGCGCTTCGCAAACCCAAAGGAGGGCCGGTTGTTCATCATCGTAGCCCCGGTTCGCCGGTTCGCAG ATGATCTTGATGATGCGACCATCGAAAAGATCGGCAACCCGGAGAAGGTGATCACCGCCTTTGGTCCAGAGGTCACCGGAGAGAATGTGGAAGGGAAGGTCCTGTCCACGGCGACGGCAGAGCGTTCAGGAAGAACTTACTACCAGTTTGAGCTGGAGCCACCCCATGTGTTTATTACCGCCACGGCGGCTGGGAACAGGCTCTACCTGTTCAGTGTAACTGCAAACG GTCTGCAATGGAAGAGGCATTACAAGGATCTGAAACAAATAGCAGAATCATTTCGAGTCGTGTAG
- the LOC136504930 gene encoding psbP domain-containing protein 4, chloroplastic-like isoform X1 encodes MSSTTVLFSPTSSSLFRTKPSPVAKGRTAAAAAVRCSSGPSLSVGHEEEGEREGVAMVGRRRTLACAAAAVCGAPVLGFAGLGLAATQGLLAGRIPGLSEPDENGWRTYRRPDDKSGGHGVGWSPIIPYSFKVTDGWDEVPVSIADLGGTEIDLRFANPKEGRLFIIVAPVRRFADDLDDATIEKIGNPEKVITAFGPEVTGENVEGKVLSTATAERSGRTYYQFELEPPHVFITATAAGNRLYLFSVTANGLQWKRHYKDLKQIAESFRVV; translated from the exons ATGAGCAGCACGACAGTGCTGTTCTCCCCGACCTCCTCCTCCCTGTTCCGCACCAAACCTTCTCCCGTCGCCAAGggcaggacggcggcggcggctgctgtgaGGTGCAGCAGTGGGCCCTCCCTGTCAGTGGGACATGAAGaggagggggagagggagggtGTAGCAATGGTGGGGAGGAGGCGGACATTGGCTTGTGCAGCTGCTGCTGTCTGTGGCGCTCCAGTGCTTGGGTTTGCAGGCCTTGGTCTGGCGGCCACTCAGGGCCTGCTGGCAGGGAGGATCCCCGGCTTGTCTGAACCTGATGAAAATG GTTGGAGAACATACCGTAGGCCAGACGACAAGTCCGGTGGCCACGGAGTTGGCTGGAGCCCCATCATCCCGTACAGCTTCAAAGTTACAGACGGCTGGGATGAG GTCCCAGTGTCAATTGCTGATCTTGGCGGCACGGAGATCGACCTGCGCTTCGCAAACCCAAAGGAGGGCCGGTTGTTCATCATCGTAGCCCCGGTTCGCCGGTTCGCAG ATGATCTTGATGATGCGACCATCGAAAAGATCGGCAACCCGGAGAAGGTGATCACCGCCTTTGGTCCAGAGGTCACCGGAGAGAATGTGGAAGGGAAGGTCCTGTCCACGGCGACGGCAGAGCGTTCAGGAAGAACTTACTACCAGTTTGAGCTGGAGCCACCCCATGTGTTTATTACCGCCACGGCGGCTGGGAACAGGCTCTACCTGTTCAGTGTAACTGCAAACG GTCTGCAATGGAAGAGGCATTACAAGGATCTGAAACAAATAGCAGAATCATTTCGAGTCGTGTAG